The stretch of DNA TATCCTTACTGGCATCATCGCACAGAATGACTTCATCCACTAAATCAAAGGGAATTTCCCGGTAAGTTTTTTCTAATGTTTGCGCAGCATTGTATGCAGGCAGAACAACGATAACTTTCTTGTTCTTGTACATCTCGATCTGGATTGTCGAGCAAAGATATACTGCTGGTGAAATTATCCTAGGTTTAAAAGTAATAATTTAGGAAGGAAGCACAAATAGCAAGGGCTAAACAATTAGGAAAGGCAGCACATAAAACCGATTACTCGCCCTTACTGTTTAGGTTGAAAGGTAAGGGCGAGTAATCAGTTTTATTTATTATTCATCAAATTGACAAGTTCTTTTTTAACGAACTTACCCAACTCACTAACATATTCTCTTGAGAAATCAAAAGTAATACCTGCTGCCTCATAAATTTTCTTAATCGGCTGCGTATAACCTAATTTTAAAGCATCGATATAGTTTTCGATGGCAAGTTCTGGATTTTCGCGATAGCGTTTCCAGATGGCGATAGCTCCTAATTGGGCCATTCCATATTCGATATAATAAAAAGGCACCTCAAATAAGTGAAGTTGTTTATGCCAGAGGTATTCTGAATATTGTTGCAAGCCGCTACGATCAACCTCCGCAGAGCTGAAATCTTTTAGAATAGACAACCAAGTTTCTTTTCTTTCCTCTCGAGTATGGTGAGGGTTGGTATATATCCAGTGCTGAAATTTATCAATAGTAGCGATCCAAGGTAGTACCTTTAAGACATTTTCTAATTGTCCGATCTTCGCTCTCCGCAAATCATCTTCATCCTGAAAAAAGATATCCCAGTGGTCCATGCTAAGCAATTCCATGGTCATCGCGGCAAGCTCAGCAACTTCCGAAGGCACGCGCTTGGCAGAACTCAATTCGTAATGATGGGTGAGTAGAGAATGGATAGCGTGCCCACTTTCATGCATGAGGGTTCGCATATCACTAAGCGAATTGGTGGCATTCATAAAGATAAATGGTACACCAGAAAGGTGCAAGGGCATATTATAGCCCCCTGGTCTTTTACCCTTACGGGAATCCAAATCAAGATGGCCTTTATCCCTCATGATCGCGATGGCTTCACCAAAGAAGGGATTGAGGCAGGATAAGCAAGCAATTGCTTTTTCGACCAGTTCATCAGTATCTTCAAAAGGGCGGAGTGGCGCCTTGCCACTGGTATCTACATGTAAGTCCCAAGGGCGGAGCATGTTTACATGTAGGGCTTTCTTTCGAAAGGTATTCAAATCATTGACGATCGGCAGGATTTCGAATTGAATAGACTCATGAAAATCTATACAATCCGCTGTAGAATAATCGAATCGTCCGAGTGCTCTGAATTTAAAATCTCTGAAATTATCGAAACCTGCATTTTTCGCAATAGCATGGCGATTGACCAAAAGGCCATCAAAAAGCTGCTCCAGGTGCATGGTATCTTTCCTGATACGCTGGTTGATCTTGTGGTAAATCCCTTTCCGATAATTTCGATCGGGTTCCTCTAGCAAGGTACCCGCTTTTTGCAAAGTCATTTGACGGCCATTGACACCAATGGTCATTTCCGAAAAAATCCGTCCATATTCCTTTGATTTTAGCTGCACATCTGTGGCTAAAGGAATATTAGCTTCCTGAAAAAGTTCTACTGAATTAAGAATCCCTCGAATATAAATAAAATAGGCATCTGGATCGAGTTCATCTCTATATGGGGAGTTTACGAGCTTGTTATTCA from Saprospiraceae bacterium encodes:
- a CDS encoding M3 family oligoendopeptidase is translated as MRATALTVPEPRKQKFLPRDFELSVWTELKPYYDDLLKRPIHSVKDLEAWISDRSELDAVVSESFAWRYIKITVDSGDQEAADLYQYAVQELAPRITSFENQLNNKLVNSPYRDELDPDAYFIYIRGILNSVELFQEANIPLATDVQLKSKEYGRIFSEMTIGVNGRQMTLQKAGTLLEEPDRNYRKGIYHKINQRIRKDTMHLEQLFDGLLVNRHAIAKNAGFDNFRDFKFRALGRFDYSTADCIDFHESIQFEILPIVNDLNTFRKKALHVNMLRPWDLHVDTSGKAPLRPFEDTDELVEKAIACLSCLNPFFGEAIAIMRDKGHLDLDSRKGKRPGGYNMPLHLSGVPFIFMNATNSLSDMRTLMHESGHAIHSLLTHHYELSSAKRVPSEVAELAAMTMELLSMDHWDIFFQDEDDLRRAKIGQLENVLKVLPWIATIDKFQHWIYTNPHHTREERKETWLSILKDFSSAEVDRSGLQQYSEYLWHKQLHLFEVPFYYIEYGMAQLGAIAIWKRYRENPELAIENYIDALKLGYTQPIKKIYEAAGITFDFSREYVSELGKFVKKELVNLMNNK